A single Cupriavidus sp. D39 DNA region contains:
- a CDS encoding helix-turn-helix domain-containing protein → MDIRPLHTEDDYQAALADVSALVDIDPAPGTPEGDRLEIMATLIERYEADHFPLEHPDAIEAIRFRMEQGGLTARDMQPYFGNLNRVYEVLNRKRGLSLAMIRRLNQELKIPADVLIG, encoded by the coding sequence ATGGACATTCGACCTCTGCACACTGAAGATGACTATCAGGCGGCGCTGGCCGACGTGTCGGCGCTCGTGGATATCGATCCGGCTCCCGGCACCCCGGAAGGGGATCGCCTGGAGATCATGGCAACCCTGATCGAGCGCTATGAGGCGGATCATTTTCCGCTTGAGCACCCGGACGCAATCGAGGCAATTCGCTTCAGGATGGAGCAAGGTGGCCTGACTGCGCGCGATATGCAGCCATATTTCGGAAACCTGAATCGGGTGTATGAGGTGCTCAACCGCAAGCGAGGCCTCAGCCTTGCGATGATCCGGCGCCTCAATCAGGAATTGAAGATCCCGGCAGACGTCTTGATCGGCTGA
- a CDS encoding class I SAM-dependent methyltransferase — protein sequence MKQHDFYQQTRGAPAHPSLLQALEHWTGEPGLALDLGCGAGRDSLELLRRGWRVQAIDAEARALAALEAQVCVADRPRLHTVQARFDDLHLPIAQLINASFALPFCAPSAFPGLWQRIENALDQGGLFAGHLFGERDPWRERGLLVHTREEAERLLRGWQVLSLDEHEWDGRTALGRAKHWHLLAFVARR from the coding sequence ATGAAACAACATGATTTCTACCAACAAACCCGGGGCGCCCCCGCCCATCCGAGCCTGCTGCAGGCGCTGGAGCACTGGACGGGAGAGCCTGGACTGGCGCTTGACCTAGGCTGCGGCGCCGGCCGTGACAGCCTTGAGTTGCTGCGGCGTGGCTGGCGAGTGCAGGCAATTGATGCGGAAGCGCGGGCCCTGGCCGCTCTCGAAGCGCAGGTCTGCGTTGCCGATCGCCCACGGCTGCACACCGTGCAAGCGCGCTTCGACGATCTTCACCTGCCCATCGCCCAATTGATTAACGCCAGTTTCGCCTTGCCCTTCTGCGCCCCGTCGGCCTTCCCGGGCCTGTGGCAGCGCATCGAGAACGCACTCGACCAGGGCGGCCTTTTCGCCGGACACCTGTTCGGCGAACGTGACCCATGGCGCGAGCGGGGCCTGTTGGTCCATACCCGCGAAGAAGCCGAGCGACTGCTGCGCGGCTGGCAGGTCCTCAGCCTCGACGAACATGAGTGGGATGGACGCACCGCGCTTGGCAGGGCCAAGCACTGGCATTTGCTGGCCTTCGTTGCGCGCCGCTGA